TGTCCAAGGAGGATCTATGAAGCAAACAAATGTGAAATGGACAGTAGCCGCCATGATGCTGGCACTCCTTCTTGCATCGCTTGACCAAACGATTGTGGCGACCGCGATGCCGACAATTGTTGCGGAATTGAAGGGAATGGAGATTTATTCATGGGTTTTCACTTCCTATATGTTGACGATGACCACCATCATGCCTATTGTCGGGAAGTTATCTGACATGTATGGGCGTAAACTCTTTTTCCTGTTGGGGCTGGGAGTCTTTATGGCAGGGTCAGCCCTTTGCGGTACAGCCGATTCCATGTTTGAGCTGGTGATTTACCGGGGCCTTCAGGGGCTGGGCGCAGGATCCATCATGCCGACCGCTTTCACAATTATCTTTGAGATTTTCCCGCCGGAAAAAAGAGGCCGCATGCAAGGGATTTTCGGTACCGTGTTCGGAATTTCGTCAGTGTTTGGACCATCGCTTGGTGCCTACATTACCGAATTCTTCTCCTGGGAATGGATTTTCTACATTAATTTGCCACTGGGTATTGTTTCCTTTGGTATTCTTATGTTCTCACTGGTGGAAACCAAAGCGGCCGGCCATTCGCCGAAGGTGGATTACCTGGGAGCCGGCACGATGGCGGTGTCGGTAATTACCTTGCTTCTGGCGCTTGTGTTGGGAGGCAAGGAATACGAATGGTCTTCATGGCAAGTGTTGGGGCTATTTGCGATCTCACTGCTGTTTCTAGGGTTTTTCCTGCAGGTGGAACGAAGAGCCAAAGAACCCATGCTGCCTCTTTCCCTGTTCAGGAAACGGGTGATTGCAGTTGTCAGTGCTGTTACTTTTCTGCAGGGGGCCGCGATGATGGGGGGAGCCACCTATATTCCTCTGTTTGTGCAGGGTGTTCTCGGCGGAAGTGCAGCGAATGCGGGTAACATCCTGACCCCGATGATGCTGTCGCTGGTGGTGGGCTCCACGGTTGGCGGATTGGTCATGCGGAAGTATACCTATCGGACCATCACTTTGACAGCCATGGCCGTCATGTCGCTGGGCGCTTTCCTGTTGACCCGTCTCAACATGACTTCATCGTCATTTGAAGTGATCCTGTATATGATCATCTTCGGTTTGGGGACCGGACCCTTGATGCCGGTTACCACCACAGCGGTGCAGGGAGTGGTGGAACCGACACAACGGGGGGTTGCCACATCAAGTGTCACTTTCTTCCGCTCCATTGGGGGAACGGTCGGGGTGGCCATTATGGGCACCATCGTCACTATGACCATGACCCATTCCCTGGCTCAACAGATCACAGGTTTGCCTGTGAATGAGGCGTTGCTGAAGGACCCTCAGGTTCTGCTGGAACCGGCAGCAAGAATGGCGATTCCCGCACCGGTTTTGACAATTTTGCAAAACAGCCTGGCACAAGCAATCTCCAATGTATTCCTCTTCAGCCTGGGAGCAGCACTTGCGGGGTTGGTGATTTCGGCGTTTCTTGGCAAGTCGAAACTGGAAATTCATAGAAAACCCGTTCAGACCAAAGCCATACCCGACGGCACGGCCTAGGAGGAACCCGGAATGGAATTGCGGCTTCTGATCTTGGGGTTACTGTCTGAACATGACCTGCATCCTTATGAGGTCCTGC
This DNA window, taken from Effusibacillus lacus, encodes the following:
- a CDS encoding MDR family MFS transporter; protein product: MKQTNVKWTVAAMMLALLLASLDQTIVATAMPTIVAELKGMEIYSWVFTSYMLTMTTIMPIVGKLSDMYGRKLFFLLGLGVFMAGSALCGTADSMFELVIYRGLQGLGAGSIMPTAFTIIFEIFPPEKRGRMQGIFGTVFGISSVFGPSLGAYITEFFSWEWIFYINLPLGIVSFGILMFSLVETKAAGHSPKVDYLGAGTMAVSVITLLLALVLGGKEYEWSSWQVLGLFAISLLFLGFFLQVERRAKEPMLPLSLFRKRVIAVVSAVTFLQGAAMMGGATYIPLFVQGVLGGSAANAGNILTPMMLSLVVGSTVGGLVMRKYTYRTITLTAMAVMSLGAFLLTRLNMTSSSFEVILYMIIFGLGTGPLMPVTTTAVQGVVEPTQRGVATSSVTFFRSIGGTVGVAIMGTIVTMTMTHSLAQQITGLPVNEALLKDPQVLLEPAARMAIPAPVLTILQNSLAQAISNVFLFSLGAALAGLVISAFLGKSKLEIHRKPVQTKAIPDGTA